The following nucleotide sequence is from Megalops cyprinoides isolate fMegCyp1 chromosome 6, fMegCyp1.pri, whole genome shotgun sequence.
CCTCCCTTCTCGTTTCCAGTGCGTTTGGGGTCAGGAGTGTTAAAAGAGGGTTTGTGACGCCCTGTTGCGtccagacaaagagagacaaatTGTTGAGgcaggggtagagagagagagggagagggagagggagaaagagagagagggagagggagagagggacagggagaaggagagagagagcatggaAGAAATGGCCTCTGTTCCTGTGCATTTTTCCCCCTCGCCCTGGAATGCACCTGCCTTTTTCCCCtgatcctctctccctctggctgTTCAGACTTGcaccaacaacaaaatgttggtggagccctccctccctctgctctttccctctgcagaaaaacagcagtgtgtgtgtgtgtgtgtgtgtgtgtgtgtgtgtgtgtgtgtgcgcgcgcgtgtgttcgcgtgtgtgtgtgtgtgtgtgtgtgcgcgtgcgtgcgtgtgttcacgtgtgtgtgGTTGGTATGCCCAGATGAACACCTttgctcattttcaaatacctATTGACCCTCTCTAGAAAGCTTAAGATCAGTCTTAGAGCGGTGATTGCGGTTAACCACTCATAATTTTTGAGTGAACGGACCtgagtgacctttgacctcctctcTGTTCGTCGTTTTCCCAGGTGCCCAGTCTGTGCGAGGATCTGCTGTCCTCCGTGGACCAGCCCCTGAAGATCGCCCGTGACAAGGTGGTGGGCAAGGACTACCTGCTCTGCGACTACAACCGGGATGGGGACTCCTACAGGTCACTGCGAGAACTGCAACTTCGTCTGTCTTCTCTTTCACATCTCTCCTTCACTCTTTTCTCACACTTCTTCTATAGCACAGGTTTAGAGTTAGAAGTGCAAAGGTTAGTAATTCTCCTCATATATTGGAGGCAGATGACATACTGACCCTCgttcttcttctttctcctttctcctgttTTGCCATCCCCTCCCGCAGATCCCCCTGGAGCAATAAATATGAGCCCCCCATTGATGATGGTGCCATGCCATCGGCCCGTCTGCGCAAACTGGAGGTGGAGGCCAATAACGCCTTCGACCAGTACAGAGATCTGTGAGTACACTGGCATAAAGACCTGTGAGCTTACCAGCACTGTGATAACGCTAGCATAGAGACATGTGAGCATATCAGCAGAGACCTGTAAGTTTACCAGCACAAAAGCTTGTGAGTGCACCAACACAGATGAGCGTACAAATACATTTAGTTCTGTTATTCATCAGTATTAAGTTCCTTGTTGGTGTTTTACCTCATTTGAAAGAGTGAAGTAAgtgttaaacattttaaaatgtcttagGCCACCATCGATTTTTATGGCTTTCTGCCATCCACTTTGGAATGCCATACCACGTGGTTAAGACCACATGGGTGCAGATCAGTCGATACCCTtggaacaaacacaatacagtTGCCCTCCCTGCCATAGCCGGAACAGAGCCTTGTTCCTACACCCCCTTTAGCTTGCATGGTGTCAGTGCAGAGACTTGAGCGCATCAGCATAACTAACTGATTAGCACTCAGGTCATTCCCCATAAAATTAGTCACAGTATGACCTCACTCTTTATTTTGAACACTTTCCGAGGATGAATGGATGTAAGTGGTCAAGGATTATATGTGGTTTTGGTGTCGTTTTAAAGCTAATTAGCAGGGATGTCACAGGTTTATGCAATTTGCGGTGAATATGGGGGACAACTGCACTGAAGGCTGCCCACAGCCTCACCAAATCCTCATGTCCCGTGACTCCTTTGGAAATGAGAGACAGCCAATGGAAATGCGAATACACCCCAACCAATCAGGGAACATGTCTATGTTTTAATGTTATCATACATTTCAAAGAGAGACATTGTTCTCATTCTTGTGGGAGATTTCCATGCTGTACACCCCTTTGGGCTGGGTACATAACTGAACAGTGTCAGGGTAACTCTTATTTACAAAGTCATTACATCATACTCTAAAGTGACTGTCAggacacatacatttcaaatgtacagtacagtcaAGTAGCTTGCGTTATATACATGCATAGATACTCTGTGAAAGTGTAAGTATAGTTGTACATATATATAGTTTACAATAAAGTTACTTTATGAAGGTGCTGTAAAAGTATAATCATATACTTCTTGTGTGTTTTAGAGTGTGAGACTACTCGTTTTGCTTGTCAAATACTGGCTAAGAAAACTCacagtgggggttgtggggTTGTGAGGACAGGCATATGTAGACAGGTCAGAGGCTCAGGAGCTGGGGCAGCACATGTAAATGTGCCAGTATTAATGACAGTGGAGATCTGTGTGCTAGATTTTAACTGGTTCACCCCCcctcgccccacctcctgcTAGGTACTTTGAGGGGGGTGTGTCATCGGTGTACCTGTGGGACCTTGACCATGGCTTCGCGGGCGTCATCCTCATCAAGAAGGCCGGAGACGGTTCCAAGAAGATCAAAGGATGCTGGGACTCCATCCACGTGGTGGAGGtgcaggtgaggaggagggcagaTTTCTGGACTGCTTACTCTCTCACATCATTACTGACAGTGGCAGCGTCTccctgtctttgtgtctctcttcatccctctctctcactcacgcaCGCTTACCCACAGGAGAAGTCGAGCGGCCGTACTGCCCACTACAAGCTGACCTCTACTGTGATGCTGTGGCTGCAGACGACCAAGACTGGCTCTGGCACCATGAACCTCGGGGGCAGCCTCACCAGACAGGTAATGTCTCTGTGGAGGGCACACCTTGACCACAGTCATGGGCAGGTAGAATGCTGACAGCTAAGGTCATTGGGTACACACCTTGACCACAGTCATGGGCAGGTAGAATGCTGACAGCTAAGGTCATTGGGTACACACCTTGACCACAGTCATGGGCAGGTAGAATGCTGACAGCTAAGGTCATTGGGTACACACCTTGACCACAGTCATGGGCAGGTTGAATCCTAAACGATAGCATCACTGTGGAGGGCACACCTTGACCACAGTCATGGGCAGGTAGAATGCTGACAGGTAGCGTCACTGTGGAGGGCACACCTTGACCAAAGAAGCAGTGCTTTATGGACAGGTAGAAATTTGAAATTTGGCATTACTGTATAGGACACACCTAGACTACAGTTATGGACAAATAGAATCCTAACAGGTAAGGTCATTGAGGAAGACACTGGTGATGCCCTTACCTGGGCATCACAGACAAAATAACGTAATACATAATAAATTCTACCAAAGGTTATGTTATGCACACTGTCATCCATTTCTAATAGGAAGTTAATCAAAATTCCTTTGAAATTCCTTGAAATTCATCAAAAAGAGTAGTATTTGGAAATTAATCCAGGTCAATGGCTTTCTAGGCTTGGTGCATCCAACCACAgacattttgctttgattttataTCTCCATAGCACTTCTTTATATTGAGACCTGAGATGAAGTAGTTCTTAGAAAGGGAACTCCGAAAGCTGGCTTGTAACATCATATGCAGCTTACCTGTATGTACACCCATGCCCAGACACACTTGTCGAGCTGCTGGTGTAAAAAGCAGACATGCAATTATAGTCACACCTCAGGTAACAGCATCAGCTCTTTTATCTGACAGGTAACACAAtagacatgaaaacattttccagaGAGGGAGCATCAAACTTTGCGTGACCTCTCTAactttaaaagaggaaaaaaaaaatctcaacttAATGAAACTGGAAGTGGTGTAGAATTTCCGCAGACAGTCACAGGAGACAAGGCGGACAAACAGAATACAGttacagcctttttttttttttttaacttgccTTTTCAGTGACTCTTTCCCCTGATGTCTCTTGTCCTCCTTTCCTCCTCGTTccactttccctccctccctcctttttttccccctcccgctttccctccctccctttctcactcccCTCAGATGGAGAAAGACGAGACGGTGGGAGAGTCGTCCCCACACATTGCCAACATCGGCCGCCTGGTGGAGGTGAGAGGAACTGCACCCTTGTCCCGCTCTGGCATGGCTGCATGCACATGCGTTCCCGCACATTGACAGTCACTGGCACCTAAGGTGCAGCGGAGATCGATGCTCGTTGGCAGCGGGCGCAGCGGAGTAGTGCTTTACTCATCTGACTGTGCACTCATGTCTCTGTCAGGATATGGAAAACAAGATCCGCTCCACGCTCAACGAGATCTACTTCGGGAAGACCAAGGACATCGTCAACGGCCTGAGGTACAGACTAACTCCTGCAAGCTGTGCATTCCGCGTTAtattaaaagtgaaaagtgaaattcGTTTTACCGCATAAACACCACGAGGTGGGGGAGTGCCACTTTGTTGCTGACTTTGAGTAGCAAGTATGACGTTCAACTGtaatttatttctacatttactCATTATGAGTTTGGGGGCCATGGAAGTTGATGACAAATATTgtgtaagatgaaaaaaaatgaatacttgCTTAAATTTCTTGCTCATATTTAAGGACATTGTGCCATAGCAGATGGACTGTATAGCCCATATCACTGTATTTGACAGGTGTTTATTGTAACGTAAAAATTACTTATAGTGGAAAGTCAATGGACTTCTTTGGACCGTATAATCTGAATGTGTTGGTTTTTAGTGGACTGTACAGAGGGAAGAGGCAGGTAGTCTCTCCACACTCACCCTTGTTTAGCCCTGATTCCCCCTCTGACCCTCTGACCCTTTTTCCCTTTCGTTCCTCTTTCCCCCCACCAGTGCAGTGCCTTGGTTTTTACCTCTCCCTTATTTTCATCATGTTTCCTtcctttccctgtctctttccatGTCTCCACTCCCCCGatctctctcatttctgtctgtccttaTCCCCTGTTCCTTTCTGTCACCCTccattgctctctccctctccacctccctctcgctctgtcGCTC
It contains:
- the capzb gene encoding F-actin-capping protein subunit beta isoform X2 yields the protein MNDQQLDCALDLMRRLPPQQIEKNLSDLIDLVPSLCEDLLSSVDQPLKIARDKVVGKDYLLCDYNRDGDSYRSPWSNKYEPPIDDGAMPSARLRKLEVEANNAFDQYRDLYFEGGVSSVYLWDLDHGFAGVILIKKAGDGSKKIKGCWDSIHVVEVQEKSSGRTAHYKLTSTVMLWLQTTKTGSGTMNLGGSLTRQMEKDETVGESSPHIANIGRLVEDMENKIRSTLNEIYFGKTKDIVNGLRSVQSQADKSKQEALKNDLMEAFRRKQQS
- the capzb gene encoding F-actin-capping protein subunit beta isoform X1 — encoded protein: MNDQQLDCALDLMRRLPPQQIEKNLSDLIDLVPSLCEDLLSSVDQPLKIARDKVVGKDYLLCDYNRDGDSYRSPWSNKYEPPIDDGAMPSARLRKLEVEANNAFDQYRDLYFEGGVSSVYLWDLDHGFAGVILIKKAGDGSKKIKGCWDSIHVVEVQEKSSGRTAHYKLTSTVMLWLQTTKTGSGTMNLGGSLTRQMEKDETVGESSPHIANIGRLVEDMENKIRSTLNEIYFGKTKDIVNGLRSIDSLPDNQKYRQLQKELSQVLTQRQIFIQPDN